The Chlorobaculum sp. MV4-Y genome contains the following window.
AATTGGGTCAGTGCTGCGATAAAATCGTCGGCTTTGGTAAACGTGTCCATACTTCCTCTGCAATCGAGGTCGTCAGCAAGGCAGTTGCGAGCCGTAGCAAAATCCCCGCTTGTCCAGGCGAGATGATAGGCTTCGATCAGCTTTCGGGTATCCATGGTTAAGGCTCCTGTGATTATTCCTGAAACTGTCCGGCAACAACTACAAATCTCACACAATCGCAGCTATGAAGCAACACCCGGCATTTGTCGGCAATGCTATACCGTACGATCCATCAAAAAAACCTTTTTCAGCCATCCATTGTTGAAGAAAGTGTGCAATAACGAATCACACTGATAAAAAGGGGACGAGATCATGAAAACCGTAATGCTGATGCTGACAACAAGCCTCCTGTTCGCAGGGTGCTCCGTGCTGGGAAAGCGGAGCGCAGCGGAACCGCCCTACGAACTGCTGAAACACGATGGAGCGTTTGAAGTGCGTCGTTATGAGCCTATGGTGATTGCCGAAACCTTCATCGACGACGAGAGTTACAGTAATGCAAGTGGCAAGGGATTCAACCGGCTGGCCGGATATATTTTCGGCAAAAACAGGTCGAAGAGTTCTATCAGCATGACGGCGCCGGTTTTACAGGAGCGCGGCAGCGAAAAGATCTCCATGACAGCGCCGGTACTTCAGCAAGCAGGCAAAGGTGGATGGAGCATGGCGTTCGTGCTTCCCGAGGGTTTTACCCTCCAGTCTGCCCCCGAACCGCTCGATCCCGAAGTGAAGCTCAGAGAGCTGCCGCCCTCAACGATTGCCGTGGTCACCTTCTCAGGCCTGCACTCCGCCGCCAATCTCGAAAAGTACGGCAGGCAATTGCAAGCCTGGCTCAAAAAACAGGGCTATCGCGCGATTTCGGAACCCAAGCTCGCTTCGTACGATCCGCCATGGACGATTCCCTTCCTGCGGCGTAACGAGGTGCAGATCAGGATTGAGCCCGATCACGGTTGATCCGGCAAGGAGTAATCGGGGATTTGCTGCCGGTGCGCGCTCTGTCTCGTTTCCCGGATAAACAGGCAGACCGTTTAGCTGGACGTGGAAGAGACCTTGAGGATTCGAGAACGACAGAAACCCAACGACGGATCC
Protein-coding sequences here:
- a CDS encoding SOUL family heme-binding protein is translated as MKTVMLMLTTSLLFAGCSVLGKRSAAEPPYELLKHDGAFEVRRYEPMVIAETFIDDESYSNASGKGFNRLAGYIFGKNRSKSSISMTAPVLQERGSEKISMTAPVLQQAGKGGWSMAFVLPEGFTLQSAPEPLDPEVKLRELPPSTIAVVTFSGLHSAANLEKYGRQLQAWLKKQGYRAISEPKLASYDPPWTIPFLRRNEVQIRIEPDHG